One Weissella ceti DNA window includes the following coding sequences:
- a CDS encoding DUF4811 domain-containing protein — translation MIILLVLGFALLLYTLMQFVHHRKISWVPFVIGILLVAGNGYGLMHAESKHLFMQEVQATKTDKIEPAGHVGDYNFITTKNTDGGTRYTYMTDGKTYQTLVGNTTMTIKAGSPAQLETNVNNYQVTNFFEQFMRWGEPREIAKGTDYVMTVPENWQFVTTEHYDELVKLAEKKASEASKSLEDKMKKEFEAATKKDKKFANDKKAQDSLKNKVADDEAKKAKERLNEDVKKQLAEWNK, via the coding sequence ATGATCATTTTACTAGTATTAGGATTTGCATTGTTGCTTTACACATTGATGCAATTTGTCCATCACCGCAAAATCTCTTGGGTCCCATTCGTTATTGGAATTCTTCTGGTAGCAGGAAATGGGTATGGTTTGATGCATGCTGAATCAAAGCACTTGTTTATGCAAGAAGTACAAGCTACCAAGACAGATAAGATTGAACCAGCGGGACACGTTGGGGATTATAACTTTATTACAACGAAGAACACGGATGGCGGCACACGTTATACGTACATGACAGATGGTAAGACTTACCAAACACTTGTTGGGAATACAACAATGACGATTAAGGCTGGATCACCAGCCCAATTGGAAACAAATGTGAATAACTATCAAGTAACTAACTTTTTCGAACAATTCATGCGTTGGGGAGAACCACGTGAAATTGCGAAGGGGACTGACTATGTGATGACAGTGCCAGAAAACTGGCAATTTGTAACCACAGAACACTATGATGAATTAGTTAAGTTAGCTGAAAAGAAGGCCTCTGAAGCATCTAAGTCACTAGAAGACAAGATGAAGAAGGAATTCGAAGCCGCCACTAAGAAAGATAAGAAGTTTGCCAACGATAAGAAGGCACAAGATTCATTAAAGAATAAGGTCGCTGATGACGAAGCGAAAAAAGCTAAGGAACGTCTAAATGAAGATGTGAAGAAACAATTAGCTGAATGGAATAAGTAA
- a CDS encoding phosphoketolase family protein: MTNFDSKEYLEKVDAWWRATNYLSAGMIFLKSNPLYSVTNTPITEEDVKVKPIGHWGTISGQTFLYAHANRLINKYDLDMFYIGGPGHGGQVMVTNSYLDGTYTDNYPEITQDVKGMSLLFKRFSFPGGIGSHMTAQTPGSLHEGGELGYSLSHATGAVLDNPEQIAFAVIGDGENETGPSMTAWNSIKFLNPKNDGAVLPILDLNGFKISNPTIFSRMSDEEITKFFEGLGWSPRFIENDDIHDYMAYHEMSARIFDQAIEDIQAIQKDARENGRYEDGEIAAWPVIIARLPKGWGGPRFDEAGNPIEDSFRAHQVPLSLSQGNMSTLPQFEEWMASYKPEELFNVDGSLKAELAELAPKGDKRMAANPIANGGAPKGQSSKNLDLPDWRKFTNEITAENRGTELADSKRNMDMNVLSGFFAEVAKMNPTSFRIFGPDETMSNRLWDMFDVTTRQWMEETKFPNDQEVGPEGRIIDSQLSEHQAEGWLEAYTLTGRVGVFASYESFLRVVDSMITQHFKWLRHASEQSWRNDYPALNLISTSTVFQQDHNGYTHQDPGMLTHLAEKKSDFIRQYLPADGNSLLAVFNRAFSERNVVNHVVASKQPRQQWFSADEAAVLAEEGLATIDWASTAPQGKADIVFASAGVEPTIETLAALHLVNAAFPEVAMRYVNVVELMRLQAKNGPMNDDRTLSDEEFAAYFGEAGTPVVFGFHGYEGLIESFFYQRGHLGLRPHGYREDGDITTTYDMRVYSQLDRFNQAKDAVSTLAANGSIDEAKAAVFLKEMDDILAKHFDVTRNEGRDIEEFTDWKWSPLV, encoded by the coding sequence ATGACTAATTTTGATTCAAAGGAATACCTTGAAAAAGTTGACGCCTGGTGGCGTGCAACCAACTACCTTTCAGCAGGTATGATCTTTTTGAAGAGCAACCCATTGTACTCAGTGACTAACACACCAATCACTGAAGAAGACGTTAAGGTTAAGCCAATCGGTCACTGGGGAACTATCTCAGGACAAACTTTCCTATACGCTCACGCTAACCGTTTGATCAACAAGTACGATCTAGACATGTTCTACATCGGTGGACCTGGTCACGGTGGACAAGTTATGGTTACTAACTCATACCTTGACGGAACTTACACTGACAACTACCCTGAAATCACTCAAGACGTTAAGGGAATGTCATTGTTGTTCAAGCGTTTCTCATTCCCAGGTGGAATCGGATCACACATGACTGCGCAAACTCCTGGTTCATTGCACGAAGGTGGAGAACTTGGTTACTCACTATCACACGCCACTGGTGCTGTGTTGGATAACCCAGAACAAATCGCTTTCGCTGTTATCGGTGACGGTGAAAACGAAACTGGTCCATCAATGACTGCTTGGAACTCAATCAAGTTCTTGAACCCTAAGAACGACGGAGCCGTTTTGCCAATTTTGGACTTGAACGGATTCAAGATTTCTAACCCAACAATCTTCTCACGTATGTCAGACGAAGAAATCACAAAGTTCTTCGAAGGTTTGGGATGGTCACCTCGTTTCATCGAAAACGATGACATCCACGACTACATGGCTTACCACGAAATGTCAGCACGTATCTTCGACCAAGCTATCGAAGATATCCAAGCTATCCAAAAGGACGCTCGTGAAAACGGACGTTACGAAGATGGTGAAATCGCTGCATGGCCTGTAATTATTGCACGTTTGCCAAAGGGTTGGGGTGGACCTCGCTTCGACGAAGCTGGAAACCCAATCGAAGACTCATTCCGTGCGCACCAAGTTCCTTTGTCATTGTCACAAGGTAACATGTCAACATTGCCACAATTCGAAGAATGGATGGCTTCATACAAGCCTGAAGAATTGTTCAACGTTGATGGTTCATTGAAGGCTGAATTGGCTGAACTTGCACCTAAGGGTGACAAGCGTATGGCAGCTAACCCAATCGCCAACGGTGGAGCACCTAAGGGTCAATCATCAAAGAACTTGGACTTGCCAGACTGGCGTAAGTTCACCAACGAAATTACTGCGGAAAACCGTGGTACTGAATTGGCTGACTCAAAGCGTAACATGGACATGAACGTATTGTCAGGATTCTTCGCAGAAGTTGCAAAGATGAACCCTACTTCATTCCGTATCTTCGGACCTGACGAAACTATGTCAAACCGTCTATGGGACATGTTTGATGTAACTACTCGTCAATGGATGGAAGAAACAAAGTTCCCTAACGACCAAGAAGTTGGTCCTGAAGGACGTATCATTGATTCACAACTTTCAGAACACCAAGCTGAAGGTTGGTTGGAAGCTTACACATTGACTGGTCGTGTTGGTGTATTCGCATCATACGAATCATTCCTACGTGTAGTTGACTCAATGATCACTCAACACTTCAAGTGGTTGCGTCACGCCTCAGAACAATCATGGCGTAACGATTACCCAGCGTTGAACTTGATCTCAACTTCAACTGTATTCCAACAAGACCACAACGGTTACACTCACCAAGACCCAGGTATGTTGACACACTTGGCTGAAAAGAAGTCTGACTTCATCCGCCAATACTTGCCAGCCGATGGAAACTCATTGTTGGCTGTATTCAACCGTGCCTTCTCAGAACGTAACGTTGTTAACCACGTTGTTGCATCAAAGCAACCACGTCAACAATGGTTCTCAGCTGATGAAGCTGCTGTATTGGCAGAAGAAGGATTGGCAACAATCGACTGGGCATCAACTGCTCCTCAAGGTAAGGCTGACATCGTCTTCGCATCTGCTGGTGTAGAACCAACAATCGAAACTTTGGCTGCATTGCACTTGGTTAACGCTGCCTTCCCTGAAGTTGCTATGCGTTACGTCAACGTTGTTGAATTGATGCGTTTGCAAGCTAAGAACGGTCCTATGAACGATGACCGTACTTTGTCAGACGAAGAATTCGCAGCTTACTTCGGTGAAGCTGGAACACCTGTTGTCTTCGGATTCCACGGTTACGAAGGTTTGATCGAATCATTCTTCTACCAACGTGGACACTTGGGATTGCGCCCTCACGGATACCGTGAAGATGGTGACATCACAACTACTTACGACATGCGTGTTTACTCACAATTGGACCGTTTCAACCAAGCTAAGGACGCCGTTTCTACACTTGCTGCTAACGGATCAATCGATGAAGCTAAGGCTGCTGTCTTCTTGAAGGAGATGGATGACATCTTGGCTAAGCACTTCGACGTTACTCGTAACGAAGGTCGTGACATTGAAGAATTCACTGACTGGAAGTGGTCACCACTTGTTTAA